The sequence TGATGTTTATCTACCTGGTTTTATGAAACTAATTAAAGGTACATCCTTTGGTGGATTCATTTTTGGATGTGGTTGTTGGTGGATTTATTACCGCCAAGAAAAAAAGTAATAAAAAATCACGGCCACCGCGCCGGGCTCTCTCTTTTAACTGTCACTTATCCCGTCTGATCACCGGCACATCCCCCAAATCATTCAGCACTCCGGGAAACGTCTTCAGCCAGTTAGTCACTTTTTGTTTATTTATATTCACTACGCTCATACCATCCAGGCAACCCCATAGTTCGCGTGTATGCTGTGGCGTGATCATGATACAATCCTTCATCACGCGGATTTTAACCAGCATACAATCAATAAAACTGCATTCGACAACCATTTCCCGTTGAGAGATGTTTTTCTCTCCTTTAATTTAACGTGGATTTATTATTTCAGAGTGAATATATGGAGTTGTGGTTTCTTAATTAACTCTTGGATTTTATGAAGTTGTAATCAATTATATAAGACCCTATTTCATTTGAATGAGCACTAACCCTTACAGCATCTGCTCCTGGTTCACCCGCTGCTTGAAGTGCTTTTTTATTTGTACACAATTGAATCCAACGCTTTGTGTTATAGTCCTTAAACCACAACCCTGCTTCACAATGACCAAACCGCCCCTTTCTTGGGCCAGGATATGTTATTTCATAAGCCGCTTCGTATGTAATAACGTTTCCCTTCGACATAAACACGAAAACATCATAAATCCCTAATGAAAGAATAAAGCCACAACTAAACCCCACCCAAAAACGTTCAATGACATAATTTGATGTTTTACCAATAGGTCTATAATAGGTAGCTCTCCCGGAGAATATGAGACCAAAAATAGAGCCTATCGTTATATACGTTAACCATTCTGGAACAGAGTTCATTAGAACAGTTCTCATTGAAATCATGCTCACCCAAATGATATAGGCAAGAAAACAACCCAAAAGCAAAAAACTCAATAATAATATAATTACGAGCCCGGATTTGTTTCGTTCAAAGCTGTAGTATTTATTCATTTTATTACAAATTCATAACGAGTCATTAGTACATAAATGTTGCAATAATAATTGATGCAATAGCTAAACACCATTTAGCTTTCCTTAATTACAATTTGGGTTTTATTTGAAAAGTAGAGAATTAAAAATGCAATTGACAACACATCTTTTATTACGACAACAAGGATTAACTATACGCTCGTCTATGAAGGTTCGAACGCCGATCTGGATGGCAATTACGCCATCAATAGATTTATTTTTAATACAACATGAGAGTTATCTTCTAAAAAGATAACTCTCTTTTAACTGCGCTACTCCTCTTCATTTCCCCCCTCTTCATACGCGCCATACGGCTTCGCAGGGAGAACGATGTAAGTTCCTTCAAAAACCGCGCCCGGGGTTTCATCGCCAAACAGCTCAACCTGCATCTGTACACGCGCTTTGCGGCCACGCGCCAGACGATCAAGGTCGCCGCCCAGTGCGCCAAGGTCAGCCACCGCGCTCGGTTTGCCGCTGATTGGCGCGCTGTAACGAATATGGGCATCGGCCAGAATGATGGTGCCGCCAAGATGGCGCTCGCGCAGCATCAGCCAGATCAGCCCCCAGCCGGTGAGCGTTGCCAGAGAAAACAGGCTGCCAGCAAACAGGGTGTGGTGAGGGTTCTGGTTGCCGATTTCCGGCATGGTGGTAATGAATTTTTGCCCGGTGTACTGCTGGATGCGCACGCCCATCTTTTCACTCAGAGGGATATGTTCATACCAGGCTTGCTGTAACTGACCGCACCAGTCTGCGCGATGCAGAATGTCGTCCAGAGTGGCAATGGGTTTGATCATCAAAAAATGACGAATCGGCGTGGTTTGCGGGGCGGTGATTTCCCCCTGATTTACAAAACCGAGTTTGGCAAAAAACTCCACGGCATCTTCGCGGGCGCTACAGGTGACGCGCTTAACGCCTTCCTGGCGGGCGACGGACTCCAGGGTCATTGCCATTAGCGTCCCCAGCCCTTTGTCCTGTACGGAAGGGTGAACCGCCATAAAGCGAATAGATGCTTCGTTATCGGCATTGATATACAGACGCCCGACGGCGACGAGATTGCCCTCCTCGTCCATCACCATCTGGTGATGGGCCATTGCGTCCCAGGCGTCGCGCTCAGAGCCTTTCGGTTGATGTAATGGCTTGCGCAGCATTTCCCAGCGGAACTGGTAATAGGCTTCTAACTCTTCTTCCGTTTGCGGTACTCGAAGGTGATACATAGCTGTACTCTCTCTTGTTACCCGCGGCCACGCCGCCAGTTGGCTCATACCTGGAGCCAGAATGTGACGGGGCCATCGTTCACCAGCGAAACCTGCATATCTGCAGCGAATCGTCCGGTTTGCGTATGCATTTCCTGCTGGCGACAACGCTCAACAAAGTATTCGTAAAGTGCTTCTGCACGATCGGGCGCGGCGCCTTTCGAGAAACTCGGGCGCATGCCGCGCTCGGTATCCGCTGCCAGCGTAAACTGGGACACCACCAGCACGCTGCCGCCCGCCTGCTGGACGTTCAGGTTCATCTTGCCTTCCGCATCGCTGAAAATGCGGTAACCCAGCACCCGCTCGCATAAGCGGTTAGCTTTTTGTTCGTCATCATCCTTTTCGACACCTAACAACACCAAAAGTCCTGGGCCAATTTCACCCGTCACCTCTCCCTCCACGGTGACGCTGGCACGGGTTACGCGCTGTATCAATGCAATCATGGTTGGTCTGCTTCTTGTTGTTTTTCAGCTGCTGCTGCTTTTTTAAGTTCGCGGTATACGCCGAGAGTGACAGTTATTTCGGCACCAAGCAAGACGATACACCAGGTCCAGTAGACCCAGACAAACAAAATGGGGATCACCGCCAGCACGCCGTAAATCAGCTGATAGGACGGAAACATGGTGATGTAGAGGGCAAACCCTTTTTTACCCAGCTCAAAAAGCACGGCCGCCACCAGCGCCCCCACTACCGCATCGCGGTTTGGTACGCGCGTGGTCGGTACGACGCTATAGAGCAGCCAGAACGAAAGCCATGACAGGATCAGCGGAAAGATGCGAAGCACATTATCAATAACGCCGTTTAAATCACTCGCCCAGCGCAATGACAGAAGGTAAGAGCTGATGGCAAGGCTCGCCCCGGCCAGCAGCGGGCCGAGCGTGAGGATCATCCAGTACACGGCAAAAGAGTAGACTTTTGGCCGCGCTTTTTTACTCCGCCAGATTGTGTTCAGTGCGCTATCAATGGCATACATCAGCAGCAGCGCAGTGACAATCAGCCCGCACGCCCCCACCGCCGTCATCTTGTTGGAGTTGGCAACGAACTGCTCGATGTAGTTCTGGATAACATCCCCGGTGGCAGGAATGAAATTCGCAAACACGAAATGGCGAAGCTGCAGGCTGACGTCCGCAAACATCGGAAAGGCGGAAAATAGCGCAAAGATCACCGCCACCAGCGGCACTAATGAGAGCAACGACACGTACGCGAGGTTTCCCGCCAGCGTGGTCATGTTGTCCTCATCAATGCGGTGCCAGAGCAGTTTTAGCCAGGCTCTCAGCGGGCGCGTATGATGCGTGGCTTTTTGATGAACGGTTTTTAACATAACTGCTTCGCAAAGTAGTTGGGTATCGTCTCTTTTCCGGTCACCAGAATTGACGTGATACCTAACTGGTTAGCTCCCTCTATATTATCGGCATTATCGTCGAAAAAGACGGCATCGGCGGCAGTGAAACCTTCTGCCTGCAAAACGGCCTGATATATCCGCGCTTCGGGCTTGCGCATACCCATCTCCTGCGAGAGATAGATTTTATCTGCCGCTGCCTTAACTTCAGGGTATTCTTCAGGCCAGAACGTGGTGTGCAGGCGGTTAGTATTCGACAGGACAACCACACGGTGCCCCTGCTCACGCAGTTTGTGCATGATGTCGATCACTTCCGGGCGGATGGCGACAAATACCGCCTGCCAGCCGTGCGAAAACTGCTCATAGCTTAACGACAGCCCCATATCCTGGCAGAAATGCTCTGCGAATTCCTCGTCACTTATTTCACCGCGCTCATGCTGATGGAAAGTTTCGCCCATCGCAAAATTCTGCTTTAACGTCGCCAGCGGAACACGGCTAAAGTCGCTCCATGCACCCAGCACGCGATTAAAATCGATATCGACGATTACATTTCCTAAATCAAAGATATAAAGCATGTTTATCTCCTGCTCGCCGTGGAAAAATAACTGTAGCGGGAAAGAGAAGGTTTGGCTATGTGCGAGATTCAGCTTAAAGAAAGGAATGGCCCGAAGAGAGATATCGGGCCATAAAAAGGTCAGCCAGCCTGCTGTTCTTCTCCTGAACTGACTTCGACCACTTCCACTTTGCTGGATTTGAGGAGATTTTGCAGCGCCGAGCCGGGAAGCTCATCCGTGAAAAGCGCCGTGGCCTGCGCCACGTTGCCAATTTCTACGGCGGCGGAAGCGCTGTATTTTGTATGATCGGCTGCCAGTAAAATATGGCGCGAGTGAGCCATCATGGTTTTCACCACGCTGGCTTCATTGACGTCAAACTCCATCATCGCACCGTCGTGCTCAATCGCCCCTACGCTGGTCACAAGATAGTCCGCCCGGAAGCCGGACACAAACGCCGTCGCCGCCGGGCCGATAATGCCGCCGTTATGCGGGCGCAGCGTGCCGCCGGGGACCATCACTTCAAAGCGCGGGTTTTTATAGAGAATGTGCGCCACCCGCAGGCTGTTGGTGATAATGCGCAAATGGTTGTGATTGAGCAGCGCCCGGGCAACATGCTCCACCGTCGTCCCGATGGTGATAAAGATGGTTGAGCCATCGGGAATGTAGTCCGCAATCGCCTCGGCAATCGCCCGCTTCTCTTCGGTGAGCGAAACTTCACGCTGCTCGAACGCCGTGTTCACCACGCTGGACGCCCTGCCCGCACCGCCATGATGACGCGTTATGAGTCCCTGCTCGCTGAGCTTACGGATATCCCGTCGTACCGTTTGTGTGGACACATCCAGCAGCTGCGCCAGTTCATCAATATTCATATAGCCGCGATCGGCAATCAGCGTCAGCAGCTGATCGTGACGCGGGTTGCCGGTCAGTTCGGTAAGACTCATGGGCTGTCCTCTGAAAACCATCACGCCCCGCATTTTATACAAAAAGTGACAAAAAAGAGCGGGTTTGATCACAGTCGGGTATACCCGCACGCCCGCCGGGCCTGGTGCATTTCAGGGCGGCGACGGCGCTGGCAAAACGTACGGCGTCAACGGCGGACGCTTGCTGCGCCAGACTGACCGCCAGCGCACCGTGGAAAACGTCGCCCGCCCCCGTGGTATCAACCACCTCGACCTCAAAGCCAGGCTGATGACATAACCTGCCGCTTTCCAGCCAGAAGCAACCGTCTCGCCCCTGCGTAACGTACACATGTCCATTTGTGAGCATTTGTGCTTTTTTCAGCGCGTCTTCAGCTTCATCCAGCTGCGTTAAACGCCGCAGTCCCGGCGCGGAGAAGGCGGCATGATCGCTTAGGGCGATCAGTTCCGCGATGTCCTACGGAGTGACATCCGCATCAAGTAAGGTGGGTACGCCCTGCTGGCGAGCACGGATAAACGCCTGTTTTGCCCCGTCATGCCAGCGCACGTCTGCTAATACGATATCCCATTGTGAGAAGTCGACGTCTTGCAGCCAGTCAGCCTCAGCGGGAAGATCGGGGCTGGGGTAGTTCGCAATCACGCGCTCCCCGCTGGCGTCCACCAGCACTGCGGATTGTGACGATCGGGCCCCTTTAAACACGCGCGTGTAGCGGGTATTCACCCCCAGGGATTCCAGCTCCGCGAGCAGGCGTCTTCCGGTCTCGTCGTCACCCACGCGGCCAATAAAGTCCACCTCAGCCCCCAGTTTCGCTGCTGCCACCGCCGCAGTTGCCGCCGGGCCACCGCCCACTTCCGTATAATCTTTTGCGACATATTTCCCACCTTCTCTTGGTAAATCATCGAGATACCAGATGCGATCCAGCACGGTAATGCCGATACAAACGATGCGAGTCATGGTGATTCCTTGTGCGATTTCTGATGCTGCCATTTTAATTTCATCAAATGTTTAAAAAGTGACCCCTGTCAATTTTTTGACTATAAATTACAAATACGATCAAAAACAGACAACACAAACGCGCAAAAATTGACACGATGTGACAGGAGAAAGGCATGTCAGCAATCGCATTTATCGGTTTAGGGCAGATGGGCGCGCCAATGGCGAAGAATCTGCTGAAACAAGGTCACCGGCTTCAGGTCTTTGATGTGAACCCGCAGGCCGTTCAGACGCTGGTGGAGAGTGGCGCACAGGCAGTGGCGACGCCAGCGCAGGCCGCTGCGGATGCCGAATTCGTCATTACCATGCTGCCCAACGGCGACCTGGTGCGCAGCGTACTGTTTGGTGAGCACGGCGTTTGCGAAGGGTTATCCCGCGACGCGCTGGTGATCGATATGTCCACCATTCATCCACTGCAAACTGACGCGCTGATCCGTGACATGGCGGAGCGCGGCTTCAGCCTGATGGACGTCCCCGTCGGACGAACGTCTGACCATGCCATCGCCGGTACGTTACTTCTGCTGGCAGGCGGCACGGCGCAGCAGGTTGAGCGCGCCACGCCGGTATTAATGGCGATGGGCAATGAGCTGATCAACGCTGGCGGGCCGGGCATGGGCATCCGCGTGAAGCTTATCAATAACTACATGAGCATCGCCCTGAACGCGCTTTCAGCAGAGGCGGCCGTACTGTGCGAAGCGCTCGGCCTCTCCTTCGACGTGGCGCTCAAGGTCATGAGCGGCACGCCGGCAGGCAAAGGCCACTTCACGACCTCATGGCCGAACAAGGTGCTGAAAGGGGATCTTTCACCCGCCTTCATGATCGACCTTGCGCATAAAGATCTGGGGATCGCCCTGGACGTGGCCAACCAGCTCCACGTTCCCATGCCGCTCGGCGCGGCTTCCCGTGAAGTTTACAACCAGGCTCGCGCCGCCGGGCGCGGGCGCGAAGACTGGACGGCCATTCTTGAACAGGTTCGCGCATCTGCCGGGCTGAAAAAATCACACTGATACGAAAAGGACTGAGGAATGACGATGTACACCCTGAAAGATATCACCCGACCTTCCGGCGGTTTTGCCATGCTGGCCGTGGACCAGCGCGAAGCGATGCGCCTGATGTTTGCTGCGGCAGGCGCGCCGGTGCCGGTAACCGACCAGCACCTCACGGATTTTAAGGTTAACGCGGCCAAAATCCTGTCGCCGTATGCCTCCGCTATTCTGGTTGACCAGCAGTTCTGCTATCGCCAGATCGTCGAGCAGCAGGCCGTCGCCAAAAGCTGCGCGATGATTGTGGCAGCGGACGAGTTTATACCGGGCAACGGTATTCCGGTCGATAGCGTGGTGATCGACAAAAACATCGACGCGCAGGCAGTAAAACGCGATGGCGGCAAGGCGCTGAAGCTGCTGGTGCTGTGGCGCAGCGATGAAGATCCGCAGCAACGTCTGGAGATGGTGAAGGCGTTCAATACGCTGTGCCATAGCAACGGACTGCTTAGCATTATCGAACCGGTGGTGCGTCCGCCGCGTCGCGGTGCCGCGTTCAACCGCGAGCAGGCGATTATCGACGCCGCCAGAGAGCTGGGCGATAGCGGTGCCGACCTCTACAAAGTGGAGATGCCGCTGTTCGGTAAAGGTACGCAGCAGGAACTGCTGGCCGCCTCGCAAAAGCTGAACGCGGAAATCAATATGCCGTGGGTGATCCTCTCTTCCGGCGTGGATGACAAGCTCTTCCCGCGCGCGGTGCAGGTTGCCATGCAGGCGGGGGCTTCAGGCTTTTTAGCCGGTCGCGCCGTGTGGTCCTCCGTGGTGGGGCTGCCGGATACTGAAATGATGCTACGCGACGTCTCTGTGCCAAAACTGCAGCGTTTGGGTGAGATCGTCGACGAAATGATAGCTCGCCGCTAAGAAAGGACCCGAACATGAAATGGTTTAACACCCTGAGCCATAACCGCTGGCTCGAACAAGAGACCGACCGTATTTTCGATTTCGGTAAAAACGCCGCCGTGCCGACCGGCTTTGGCTGGCTGGGCAATAACGGCCAGGTGCGTAGCGATATGGGTACGCATCTGTGGATCACCGCCCGCATGCTGCACGTGTATGCGGTGGCCGCCAATATGGGGCGTCCCGGGGCGTATGCCCTGGTTGAGCACGGCATTAATGCCCTCAACGGCCCGCTGCGCGACAAACAGCACGGCGGCTGGTACGCCTGTGTGAACGATGAAGGCGTGATCGACGCCTCCAAGCAGGGCTATCAGCATTTCTTCGTGCTGCTGGGCGCGGCGAGCGCCGTGACCACCGGCCATCCGCAGGCGCGCAGACTGCTGGACGATGCGATTGAGGTGATCGAGCGCTATTTCTGGAGCGAGGAAGAACAAATGTGCCTCGAATCCTGGGACGAGGCCTTTAGCAAAACCGAGGATTATCGCGGCGGCAACGCCAACATGCATGCCGTTGAAGCGTTCCTGATCGTCTATGACGTCACGCACGACCGCAAGTGGCTCGACCGCGCCCTGCGCATCGCCTCGGTGATTATTCACGACGTGGCGCGCAAGGGTGATTACCGCGTTAACGAGCATTTCGACACCGACTGGAACCCGATCCGCGATTACAACATCGACAATCCTGCCCACCGTTTCCGCGCCTACGGCGGCACCCCGGGCCACTGGATCGAGTGGGGCCGCCTGATGTTGCACCTGCGCGCCGCGCTGGAAGCCCGTTTTGAAACCCCGCCGGAGTGGCTGCTGGAAGATGCGAAAGGACTGTTCCATGCCACCATCCGCGACGCCTGGGCACCGGACGGGGCCGATGGTTTCGTCTACTCCGTAGGCTGGGATGGTAAGCCTATTGTCCGTGAACGCGTGCGCTGGCCTATCGTCGAGGCGATGGGCACGGCTTACGCACTCTACACCGTAACCGGCGAAGCACAGTATGAAGCCTGGTATCAGAAGTGGTGGGATTACTGCATTAAGTACCTGATGGATTACGAGAACGGTTCCTGGTGGCAGGAGCTGGATACCCATAACGAAGTGACAACCAAAGTCTGGGACGGCAAGCAGGATATTTACCATCTGCTGCACTGCCTGGTGATCCCACGTTTGCCGCTGGCACCGGGCTTAGCCCCGGCAACGGCCGCCGGTTTGCTGGACTGCCTGGCCAAATAATAAAAGACGGAGTTTTTATGCGTACCCTACACAATATTGACCTGAAAAATAACGAAAGGGGTTTCACCCTGCACTGGGAAAACCGCCTGATTTTGTCCCATACCGCGGATGCGCCCTGCCTGTGGATCGGTGAAGGCGTCGCCGATATTGAGATGTTTCGCGGCAATTTCAGCATCAAGGACAAACTGAACGAAAAGATCGCGCTGACGGACGCAACCGTCACGCAGCAAAGCGCGGGCTGGGCGATCCGCTTTACCCGTGGCGATGCGGTCAGCGCGACGCTGCTGGTGGGCGTGGATGGCGAAGGCCGCCTGGAGATGAAGCTTAAAAACGATGCCACCCGCCATAACCGCATCTGGCTGCGGCTGGCGGCTCAGCCAGAAGATCACATTTACGGCTGCGGCGAGCAGTTCTCTTATTTCGATCTGCGCGGCAAGCCGTTCCCGCTGTGGACCAGCGAACAAGGCGTGGGCCGTAACAAGCAAACCTACGTGACCTGGCAGGCCGACTGCAAAGAGAACGCAGGCGGCGATTACTACTGGACCTTCTTCCCACAGCCTACCTTCGTGAGCACCCAGAAGTACTACTGCCACGTGGACAACAGCTGCTACATGAATTTTGACTTCAGCGCGCCGGACTTCCACGAACTGGCGTTCTGGGAAGATACCGCCACGTTGCGCTTCGACTGTGCGGAAACCTACGTCGGTCTGCTGGAAAAACTCACCGGACTGCTGGGGCGTCAGCCTGAACTGCCAGACTGGGTTTACGACGGCGTGACGCTGGGTATTCAGGGCGGCACCGAGGTCTGTCAGCAGAAGCTCGACGTCATGCGCAAAGGGGGCGTGAAGGTGAACGGCATCTGGGCGCAGGACTGGTCCGGCATTCGCATGACCTCCTTCGGCAAACGCGTGATGTGGAACTGGAAGTGGAACAGCGAGCTGTACCCACAGCTTGACGAGCGTATTCCACAATGGAAACAGGAAGGCGTGCAGTTCCTCTCCTACATCAACCCGTACGTCGCCAGCGATAAAGATCTCTGCGAAGAAGCAGCGAAACGCGGCTATCTGACTAAAAATGCCGACGGCAAGGACTACCACGTCGAGTTTGGCGAGTTCTATGCGGGCGTCATCGACCTGACCAATCCTGAAGCCTACGACTGGTACAAAGAGGTCATCAAAAAGAACCTGATCGAACTGGGTTGCGGCGGCTGGATGGCCGATTTCGGGGAATATCTGCCGACTGACACGTTCCTGCACAACGGCGTTAGCGCAGAGATCATGCACAACGCGTGGCCAGCCCTGTGGGCCAAATGTAACTACGAGGCGCTGGAGGAGGCCGGCAAACTTGGCGAGATCCTGTTCTTTATGCGCGCAGGCTACACCGGCAGCCAGAAGCACTCGGTGATGATGTGGGCGGGAGATCAGAACGTCGACTGGAGCCTGGACGACGGTCTGGCATCCGTGGTGCCTGCGGCGCTGTCTCTGGCGATGACCGGGCATGGCCTGCACCACAGCGACATCGGCGGCTATACCACCCTGTTCGAGATGAAGCGCAGTAAAGAGTTGCTGCTGCGCTGGTGCGATTTTAACGCCTTCACGCCGATGATGCGCACCCACGAAGGTAACCGTCCTGGCGATAACTGGCAGTTCGACGGCGATGCGGAAACCATCGCGCACTTCGCGCGCATGACCACCGTTTTCACCACCCTGAAGCCGTATATCAAAGCCGCCGTCGCGCAGAACGCGAAAAGCGGCCTGCCGGTGATGCGCCCGCTGTTCCTGCACTACGAGGACGACGCACGCGCCTACACGCTGAAATACCAGTATCTGTTTGGCCGCGATCTGCTGGTGGCGCCCGTTCACGAAGAGGGGCGCACGGACTGGACGCTCTATCTGCCGCAGGACAACTGGGTGAATGCGTGGACCGGGGAATGCTGCCAGGGCGGTGACGTGACCGTTGATGCCCCACTCGGCAAGCCACCGGTCTTCTATCGCCAGCACAGTGAATGGGCAGATCTGTTTAGCACCTTACGTCATATCTGATAAGGCTCGCCCGCAGGGAAACCTGCGGGCAGACGGAGAACAATAATGAGTCAACATACTTCTGATCCGGCAACCCTGCGCCTGCCGTTTAAAGAGAAACTCGCCTACGGGATGGGCGATCTCGGCTCTAACATCCTGCTGGATATCGGCACGCTGTATCTGCTGAAGTTTTACACCGACGTGCTGGGGCTGCCGGGCACCTACGGCGGGATCATCTTCCTGATTGCGAAGTTCTTTACCGCCTTCACCGATATGGGCACCGGGATCATGCTCGACTCC comes from Enterobacter kobei and encodes:
- a CDS encoding virulence factor BrkB family protein, with translation MLKTVHQKATHHTRPLRAWLKLLWHRIDEDNMTTLAGNLAYVSLLSLVPLVAVIFALFSAFPMFADVSLQLRHFVFANFIPATGDVIQNYIEQFVANSNKMTAVGACGLIVTALLLMYAIDSALNTIWRSKKARPKVYSFAVYWMILTLGPLLAGASLAISSYLLSLRWASDLNGVIDNVLRIFPLILSWLSFWLLYSVVPTTRVPNRDAVVGALVAAVLFELGKKGFALYITMFPSYQLIYGVLAVIPILFVWVYWTWCIVLLGAEITVTLGVYRELKKAAAAEKQQEADQP
- the yihS gene encoding sulfoquinovose isomerase, which gives rise to MKWFNTLSHNRWLEQETDRIFDFGKNAAVPTGFGWLGNNGQVRSDMGTHLWITARMLHVYAVAANMGRPGAYALVEHGINALNGPLRDKQHGGWYACVNDEGVIDASKQGYQHFFVLLGAASAVTTGHPQARRLLDDAIEVIERYFWSEEEQMCLESWDEAFSKTEDYRGGNANMHAVEAFLIVYDVTHDRKWLDRALRIASVIIHDVARKGDYRVNEHFDTDWNPIRDYNIDNPAHRFRAYGGTPGHWIEWGRLMLHLRAALEARFETPPEWLLEDAKGLFHATIRDAWAPDGADGFVYSVGWDGKPIVRERVRWPIVEAMGTAYALYTVTGEAQYEAWYQKWWDYCIKYLMDYENGSWWQELDTHNEVTTKVWDGKQDIYHLLHCLVIPRLPLAPGLAPATAAGLLDCLAK
- the yihU gene encoding sulfolactaldehyde 3-reductase, yielding MSAIAFIGLGQMGAPMAKNLLKQGHRLQVFDVNPQAVQTLVESGAQAVATPAQAAADAEFVITMLPNGDLVRSVLFGEHGVCEGLSRDALVIDMSTIHPLQTDALIRDMAERGFSLMDVPVGRTSDHAIAGTLLLLAGGTAQQVERATPVLMAMGNELINAGGPGMGIRVKLINNYMSIALNALSAEAAVLCEALGLSFDVALKVMSGTPAGKGHFTTSWPNKVLKGDLSPAFMIDLAHKDLGIALDVANQLHVPMPLGAASREVYNQARAAGRGREDWTAILEQVRASAGLKKSH
- the fabY gene encoding fatty acid biosynthesis protein FabY; translated protein: MYHLRVPQTEEELEAYYQFRWEMLRKPLHQPKGSERDAWDAMAHHQMVMDEEGNLVAVGRLYINADNEASIRFMAVHPSVQDKGLGTLMAMTLESVARQEGVKRVTCSAREDAVEFFAKLGFVNQGEITAPQTTPIRHFLMIKPIATLDDILHRADWCGQLQQAWYEHIPLSEKMGVRIQQYTGQKFITTMPEIGNQNPHHTLFAGSLFSLATLTGWGLIWLMLRERHLGGTIILADAHIRYSAPISGKPSAVADLGALGGDLDRLARGRKARVQMQVELFGDETPGAVFEGTYIVLPAKPYGAYEEGGNEEE
- the yihT gene encoding sulfofructosephosphate aldolase, translating into MTMYTLKDITRPSGGFAMLAVDQREAMRLMFAAAGAPVPVTDQHLTDFKVNAAKILSPYASAILVDQQFCYRQIVEQQAVAKSCAMIVAADEFIPGNGIPVDSVVIDKNIDAQAVKRDGGKALKLLVLWRSDEDPQQRLEMVKAFNTLCHSNGLLSIIEPVVRPPRRGAAFNREQAIIDAARELGDSGADLYKVEMPLFGKGTQQELLAASQKLNAEINMPWVILSSGVDDKLFPRAVQVAMQAGASGFLAGRAVWSSVVGLPDTEMMLRDVSVPKLQRLGEIVDEMIARR
- a CDS encoding alpha-glucosidase; protein product: MRTLHNIDLKNNERGFTLHWENRLILSHTADAPCLWIGEGVADIEMFRGNFSIKDKLNEKIALTDATVTQQSAGWAIRFTRGDAVSATLLVGVDGEGRLEMKLKNDATRHNRIWLRLAAQPEDHIYGCGEQFSYFDLRGKPFPLWTSEQGVGRNKQTYVTWQADCKENAGGDYYWTFFPQPTFVSTQKYYCHVDNSCYMNFDFSAPDFHELAFWEDTATLRFDCAETYVGLLEKLTGLLGRQPELPDWVYDGVTLGIQGGTEVCQQKLDVMRKGGVKVNGIWAQDWSGIRMTSFGKRVMWNWKWNSELYPQLDERIPQWKQEGVQFLSYINPYVASDKDLCEEAAKRGYLTKNADGKDYHVEFGEFYAGVIDLTNPEAYDWYKEVIKKNLIELGCGGWMADFGEYLPTDTFLHNGVSAEIMHNAWPALWAKCNYEALEEAGKLGEILFFMRAGYTGSQKHSVMMWAGDQNVDWSLDDGLASVVPAALSLAMTGHGLHHSDIGGYTTLFEMKRSKELLLRWCDFNAFTPMMRTHEGNRPGDNWQFDGDAETIAHFARMTTVFTTLKPYIKAAVAQNAKSGLPVMRPLFLHYEDDARAYTLKYQYLFGRDLLVAPVHEEGRTDWTLYLPQDNWVNAWTGECCQGGDVTVDAPLGKPPVFYRQHSEWADLFSTLRHI
- the dtd gene encoding D-aminoacyl-tRNA deacylase — its product is MIALIQRVTRASVTVEGEVTGEIGPGLLVLLGVEKDDDEQKANRLCERVLGYRIFSDAEGKMNLNVQQAGGSVLVVSQFTLAADTERGMRPSFSKGAAPDRAEALYEYFVERCRQQEMHTQTGRFAADMQVSLVNDGPVTFWLQV
- a CDS encoding DeoR/GlpR family DNA-binding transcription regulator — encoded protein: MSLTELTGNPRHDQLLTLIADRGYMNIDELAQLLDVSTQTVRRDIRKLSEQGLITRHHGGAGRASSVVNTAFEQREVSLTEEKRAIAEAIADYIPDGSTIFITIGTTVEHVARALLNHNHLRIITNSLRVAHILYKNPRFEVMVPGGTLRPHNGGIIGPAATAFVSGFRADYLVTSVGAIEHDGAMMEFDVNEASVVKTMMAHSRHILLAADHTKYSASAAVEIGNVAQATALFTDELPGSALQNLLKSSKVEVVEVSSGEEQQAG
- the yihX gene encoding glucose-1-phosphatase, whose protein sequence is MLYIFDLGNVIVDIDFNRVLGAWSDFSRVPLATLKQNFAMGETFHQHERGEISDEEFAEHFCQDMGLSLSYEQFSHGWQAVFVAIRPEVIDIMHKLREQGHRVVVLSNTNRLHTTFWPEEYPEVKAAADKIYLSQEMGMRKPEARIYQAVLQAEGFTAADAVFFDDNADNIEGANQLGITSILVTGKETIPNYFAKQLC